One part of the Acetoanaerobium sticklandii genome encodes these proteins:
- a CDS encoding GAF domain-containing sensor histidine kinase produces MQKVVNAGQANSKEFLKKYDDFLNTTLSKLSNVSIYNDFLIEEVLSDIAKITNASRAYVFMFRECMTVMDNIYEYCSKGISEEKYNLQNLKCDYFPWWIDQLKKRQCIIIDDINNMSSDAEIEKEVLEEQGVKSLIVVPVVYEDELLGYVGLDYVFEKKEIDSDIVSILNLFAKFMGKVQHDLYNQFSFYNMKKVINQNLNHIKGLKAQIQNQEQIILKSLQCERADCKIGQNKENLNDILDYILEILSADLNQISKFEVNKDTEIKDVICNKIEIGQVILNILNNSLYELNKKYTIIEPNDKKNNSYLSVRTYEDENYVICEVTNNGTPIPEKLWVKVFEPFYTTKEIGEGTGLGLSIAYDIVVNKYKGDIFIKDSNHTSTTFVFKLPKF; encoded by the coding sequence ATGCAAAAGGTTGTTAATGCTGGACAAGCTAACTCTAAAGAATTTTTAAAAAAGTATGATGATTTTTTAAATACGACATTATCAAAATTATCTAATGTATCAATATATAATGATTTTCTTATTGAAGAAGTGCTTTCAGATATTGCAAAGATTACGAATGCATCACGAGCATATGTTTTTATGTTCAGAGAGTGCATGACTGTCATGGATAATATTTATGAGTATTGCAGTAAAGGAATAAGTGAAGAAAAATATAATCTTCAAAATTTAAAATGCGATTATTTTCCTTGGTGGATAGACCAGCTAAAAAAACGTCAGTGTATTATTATTGATGATATTAATAATATGTCTAGTGATGCAGAGATTGAAAAGGAAGTCTTAGAGGAACAAGGGGTAAAATCTCTCATTGTAGTTCCAGTTGTATATGAAGATGAACTATTGGGTTATGTTGGACTAGATTACGTTTTTGAAAAGAAAGAAATTGATAGTGATATAGTAAGTATTTTGAATTTATTTGCTAAATTCATGGGAAAAGTTCAACATGATTTATATAATCAATTTTCGTTTTACAATATGAAAAAAGTAATTAATCAAAATTTAAATCATATTAAAGGATTGAAAGCGCAGATACAGAATCAAGAGCAAATTATTTTGAAATCTTTACAGTGTGAAAGAGCTGATTGCAAAATAGGTCAAAATAAAGAAAATTTGAATGATATTCTTGATTATATTCTTGAAATATTAAGCGCTGATTTGAATCAAATATCGAAGTTTGAAGTAAATAAAGATACTGAGATTAAAGATGTAATCTGTAATAAAATAGAAATTGGTCAAGTGATTTTAAATATATTGAATAATTCTTTATATGAGCTTAACAAAAAGTATACTATAATTGAGCCGAATGATAAGAAAAATAATAGCTATTTATCAGTAAGAACATATGAAGATGAAAATTATGTTATATGTGAAGTTACTAATAATGGAACACCAATTCCTGAAAAACTTTGGGTCAAAGTCTTTGAACCTTTTTATACTACTAAAGAGATTGGCGAAGGAACAGGCTTAGGTTTATCTATAGCATATGATATTGTCGTAAATAAATATAAAGGAGATATATTTATAAAAGACAGTAATCATACTAGTACTACTTTTGTATTTAAGCTACCTAAATTTTAA
- a CDS encoding response regulator has translation MKKISVMVVDDHVMMREAIVKGFEGNPCIDVIYQASSGKDALKYLENNNDSLDVILLDVIMPDENGTEILKLIKDLCPNIKVIMLTSMTTSKYIIKALENDADGYVTKGVDFNQLLSMIKSVCEGKFCSDEKINDEVCKCREYIKQKSKILKDFDLLTRREYEIVGLISQGKSNLEIADDLFLSERTVKNHIHNILKKVNLQDRTQIAIANLRYRIVEKQLG, from the coding sequence ATGAAGAAGATTTCTGTTATGGTAGTAGATGATCACGTAATGATGAGAGAGGCTATAGTAAAAGGATTTGAAGGTAATCCTTGTATCGACGTAATATATCAAGCGTCAAGTGGAAAAGATGCATTGAAGTACTTAGAAAACAATAATGATAGTTTAGATGTTATCTTACTTGATGTAATTATGCCCGATGAAAATGGTACAGAAATTCTTAAATTAATTAAGGATTTATGCCCGAATATTAAAGTGATTATGCTAACCAGCATGACAACTTCTAAATACATAATTAAAGCATTAGAAAATGACGCAGATGGATATGTAACCAAAGGGGTAGATTTTAATCAGCTTCTATCTATGATAAAATCTGTTTGTGAAGGAAAATTCTGTAGTGATGAAAAAATAAATGATGAAGTTTGCAAATGTAGGGAATATATAAAACAAAAGAGTAAAATACTCAAGGATTTTGATTTATTAACTAGAAGAGAATATGAGATTGTAGGATTAATATCTCAAGGCAAAAGTAATTTGGAGATTGCAGATGATTTATTTTTAAGTGAAAGAACTGTTAAAAACCATATCCACAATATACTTAAGAAAGTAAATTTGCAAGACAGAACTCAAATTGCTATTGCAAATTTAAGATATAGAATTGTTGAAAAACAGTTAGGATGA
- a CDS encoding YjfB family protein: protein MDIAGLSMSLSQMKAAQQVSISVMKLSMDTAKNQGSEMVQMIQSNTGMLEQSVTPHLGASIDIRL from the coding sequence ATGGATATAGCAGGATTATCAATGAGCTTAAGCCAAATGAAAGCAGCACAGCAAGTAAGTATATCAGTTATGAAGCTTTCTATGGATACAGCGAAAAATCAAGGCTCAGAAATGGTTCAAATGATACAATCAAATACTGGAATGTTAGAGCAATCAGTAACGCCTCATTTAGGGGCGAGTATAGATATAAGACTTTAA
- the flgN gene encoding flagellar export chaperone FlgN: MENVIDIAKSKIDDLIKLNNNKCNLLKKLYEVTKLQSIDISSNSLNSLLDHIKQKQDIMNEIDDIDKKFYTQFQDLKLHLGIKSLEDVDINEYPEVASLKFSVKEVMDLLGEIDKQDKNNISEVKTEMDKLKEDMRDLQTQTKVIKNYGTSSVSSYGKDYQGFYIDGKK; encoded by the coding sequence ATGGAGAATGTTATTGATATTGCAAAATCTAAGATAGATGATTTAATCAAACTAAACAATAATAAATGTAACCTTTTGAAAAAACTTTATGAGGTAACTAAACTTCAAAGTATAGATATATCTTCCAATAGCTTGAATTCTTTGCTTGATCATATAAAACAAAAGCAAGATATTATGAACGAAATCGATGATATTGATAAAAAGTTCTATACTCAATTTCAGGATTTAAAGCTTCATCTTGGAATAAAATCTTTGGAAGATGTTGATATTAACGAATATCCTGAAGTAGCAAGTCTAAAATTTTCTGTAAAAGAAGTGATGGATTTGTTAGGCGAAATAGACAAGCAAGATAAAAATAATATCAGTGAAGTTAAAACAGAGATGGATAAGCTAAAAGAAGATATGAGAGATTTACAAACTCAAACTAAAGTAATAAAGAATTATGGAACTTCTTCAGTATCATCTTATGGAAAAGATTATCAAGGGTTTTATATAGATGGGAAAAAATAA
- the fliS gene encoding flagellar export chaperone FliS: MNNPYAKYKEQSVTTATPEELTLMLYNGCIKFINLAEVYIEEKDYAKSNLNIQKAQGIIQELNITLNMDYEISQNLRQLYTFVNEKLLDANIKKDKQALFDAKEIVSDLRDTWKEAMALSRKGK; this comes from the coding sequence ATGAATAACCCTTATGCAAAATATAAAGAGCAATCAGTGACTACTGCTACGCCAGAAGAGTTGACACTAATGCTATACAATGGATGCATTAAATTTATTAATCTAGCAGAAGTATATATTGAAGAAAAAGATTATGCGAAATCAAATCTAAATATTCAAAAAGCACAAGGTATAATCCAAGAATTAAATATAACATTAAATATGGATTATGAGATTTCGCAAAATCTTAGACAGTTATATACTTTCGTAAATGAAAAACTATTAGATGCAAACATTAAAAAAGACAAACAAGCACTTTTCGATGCAAAAGAAATTGTCTCAGACTTAAGAGACACTTGGAAAGAAGCGATGGCACTTTCTCGAAAGGGGAAGTAA
- the fliD gene encoding flagellar filament capping protein FliD: MVSGIRFGGLASGMDTEGMVKQLMQSERIRVDKFTQQKILKQWQQTEYNSMNKLMANFILDSRKKLELTKTTSSGALVSGGIDSVTWAKSAVSSNTSAFDVTASASAPSGVSTLEVVQLATGASVSSQTSLDTDKTTAGQLLGFSGTTKTVRINEKDIVLLETDTLSDIAQKIRTETGLNANYDATANRFFISSKTTGSADAKITFDNADAENLRDALKFTNLSNTIGKDAIIKYNGTNNLTYSSNNISINGLNISLKATSGVETIRTDTNVDGAYNKIKEFIDEYNKLIDVFNVKLGEKTYRDFPPLTDEQKKEMSESDIKLWEEKAKSGLIRNDSTINNMLIKMRQDIYQSVTGAGSIYEFGITTGGWRDNGKLQIDETKLKDALRNDSEKVLNTLFKTSSTPEVTINEGDSDADKTAKKLLIAQRQAESGAFIRIYDNMTNGIKDIVSKSGPGSESTLLRSIKSNILVDYVTKGSKSLLDSDIGDIDKRIDRENQRLITIEQRYWKQFTAMEQAMSQMNSQSSWLSQQFGGQ; this comes from the coding sequence ATGGTAAGCGGAATTAGATTTGGAGGACTAGCATCAGGCATGGATACTGAAGGTATGGTAAAACAGCTGATGCAATCAGAAAGAATAAGGGTAGATAAGTTTACCCAACAGAAAATTTTGAAACAATGGCAACAAACAGAATATAACTCTATGAATAAATTAATGGCTAATTTTATTTTAGATTCTAGAAAAAAATTAGAACTTACAAAGACTACATCTTCTGGAGCTTTAGTCTCTGGAGGAATAGATTCTGTTACTTGGGCTAAAAGCGCAGTATCTTCTAACACATCGGCATTTGATGTAACTGCTAGTGCAAGTGCTCCATCAGGAGTATCAACATTAGAAGTTGTACAATTAGCAACTGGAGCAAGTGTATCAAGCCAAACTTCTCTTGATACGGATAAAACTACAGCTGGACAGCTGTTAGGATTTAGTGGAACAACTAAGACAGTTAGAATAAATGAAAAAGATATAGTTTTACTAGAAACTGATACTTTAAGTGATATTGCTCAGAAAATTCGTACTGAAACTGGGCTTAATGCCAATTATGATGCTACAGCTAATAGGTTTTTTATTAGTTCAAAGACGACAGGAAGTGCAGATGCAAAAATAACATTTGACAATGCTGATGCTGAAAACCTTAGAGATGCTTTGAAATTTACAAATTTATCAAACACTATAGGAAAAGATGCGATTATTAAGTATAACGGTACTAATAATTTAACTTATTCTTCAAATAATATATCAATTAATGGGCTGAATATATCATTAAAAGCTACATCAGGAGTAGAAACTATTAGAACGGACACTAATGTTGATGGAGCCTACAATAAAATAAAAGAGTTTATAGATGAATACAATAAGCTTATAGATGTATTTAACGTTAAGCTAGGAGAAAAAACATATAGAGATTTTCCTCCTCTTACAGATGAACAAAAGAAAGAAATGTCAGAATCTGATATAAAACTTTGGGAAGAAAAAGCAAAATCAGGTTTAATCAGAAACGACTCTACTATTAACAATATGCTTATTAAAATGAGACAAGATATTTATCAGTCAGTAACTGGTGCAGGCTCTATATATGAGTTTGGGATAACTACTGGCGGTTGGAGAGATAACGGAAAACTTCAAATTGATGAGACTAAACTTAAAGATGCTCTTAGAAATGATTCAGAAAAGGTTCTAAATACCTTATTTAAAACTTCAAGTACACCTGAGGTGACCATAAATGAAGGCGATTCTGATGCTGACAAGACAGCAAAAAAATTATTAATTGCGCAAAGACAAGCTGAATCAGGGGCATTCATAAGAATTTATGACAATATGACAAATGGAATCAAGGACATTGTTTCAAAATCAGGTCCTGGCTCTGAATCAACACTTCTTCGTTCTATCAAAAGTAATATTTTGGTAGATTATGTAACAAAAGGTTCAAAAAGCCTTCTTGATAGTGATATAGGTGATATTGATAAAAGGATAGATAGAGAAAATCAAAGACTGATAACAATAGAACAACGTTATTGGAAACAGTTCACAGCAATGGAGCAAGCAATGTCTCAGATGAATAGCCAAAGTTCATGGTTATCTCAGCAATTCGGAGGCCAGTAA
- a CDS encoding flagellar protein FlaG, translating to MSIEQIGSAGMQYSGDTGVRVQSAPEKAPVVKRDSASNQQQQYNGDRPSEKQIQDAVDTTNKELIKLETNLRFSVHKKTRQIMVKIIDTNTQEVIKEVPPEKILDMVASMMERAGLIVDRRG from the coding sequence GTGAGTATAGAGCAAATAGGCAGTGCAGGGATGCAGTACAGTGGGGATACTGGAGTTAGGGTACAAAGTGCTCCTGAAAAGGCACCGGTTGTAAAGAGGGACTCAGCTTCTAATCAACAGCAACAATATAACGGAGATAGGCCATCAGAAAAACAAATTCAAGATGCAGTAGATACTACAAACAAAGAATTGATTAAATTAGAAACTAATTTAAGGTTTAGTGTTCATAAGAAGACCAGACAAATAATGGTGAAGATAATAGATACAAACACTCAAGAAGTAATAAAAGAGGTTCCGCCAGAAAAGATACTAGATATGGTGGCATCTATGATGGAAAGAGCAGGTCTTATTGTAGATAGAAGAGGTTAA
- a CDS encoding DegT/DnrJ/EryC1/StrS family aminotransferase translates to MEFRDLKAQYNKYKTQIDLAILEVIQGANFIGGKQVTTLEQRLAEYVGVKHCISCANGTEAMTLLMMAWDIKEGDAVFVPDFTFFSTGEVVSFRGATPIFVDVDRDTFNIDTIKLEKTIQKVIAEGKLTPKLIIPVDLFGLPANHIEIEKIAEIYDLKILEDAAQGFGGSIHGKKACSFGDAATTSFFPAKPLGCYGDGGAIFTNDDELAKLLNSLKVHGKGEDKYDNVRIGVNSRLDSIQAAVLNIKLTAFIEHELEDVNRIYKLYNEKLKDIVETPFIPQGYVSSFAQYTIKLKNKEQRDNLQSYLKDKDIPSMIYYVKPMHKQGAFADYIYDEDDFEITNELCDTVLSLPMHPYLSENDIGKVLAYILDFIGKN, encoded by the coding sequence ATGGAATTTAGAGATTTAAAAGCTCAATACAATAAATATAAAACTCAGATTGACTTAGCAATACTAGAGGTTATACAAGGCGCTAATTTTATTGGTGGAAAGCAAGTGACTACTTTAGAACAGCGATTAGCTGAATATGTAGGAGTTAAACACTGCATATCTTGTGCCAATGGGACAGAGGCTATGACTCTTCTTATGATGGCATGGGATATAAAAGAGGGAGATGCAGTTTTTGTTCCAGATTTTACGTTTTTTTCAACAGGAGAAGTAGTTTCTTTTAGAGGAGCAACTCCAATTTTTGTAGATGTTGATAGGGATACTTTTAATATTGATACTATAAAGCTTGAAAAGACTATACAAAAAGTGATAGCTGAAGGGAAACTCACTCCAAAGCTTATAATACCAGTAGATTTATTTGGCCTTCCAGCAAATCACATTGAGATAGAAAAAATAGCTGAAATATATGACTTGAAAATTCTGGAAGATGCAGCTCAGGGATTTGGAGGAAGCATTCATGGAAAAAAAGCGTGTAGCTTTGGCGATGCTGCAACAACTTCATTTTTTCCTGCAAAGCCGCTAGGCTGTTATGGTGATGGCGGAGCTATTTTTACAAATGATGATGAATTAGCAAAGCTTTTAAATTCTCTTAAAGTTCACGGCAAAGGCGAAGATAAATATGATAACGTTAGAATAGGAGTAAACTCCAGGCTAGATTCTATACAAGCAGCTGTTTTAAATATCAAGCTCACAGCTTTTATAGAGCATGAGCTTGAAGACGTTAATAGGATTTACAAGCTCTACAATGAAAAGCTTAAAGACATAGTAGAAACTCCATTTATACCACAAGGATATGTATCAAGCTTTGCACAGTATACAATAAAGCTAAAAAATAAAGAGCAAAGAGATAATCTTCAATCTTATCTAAAAGATAAAGATATTCCTAGTATGATTTATTATGTGAAGCCAATGCATAAACAAGGAGCTTTCGCAGATTATATTTATGATGAAGATGACTTTGAAATTACAAATGAGCTTTGCGATACGGTATTATCTCTTCCTATGCATCCGTATTTGAGTGAGAATGATATTGGTAAAGTATTGGCGTACATACTAGATTTTATAGGAAAAAATTAA
- a CDS encoding acyltransferase — translation MSYFVHESSYIDENVTIGNGTKVWHFCHVHKGASIGDNCSLGQNVNISNNVKVGNGVKIQNNVSVYEGVELEDYVFCGPSMVFTNDLTPRSKYPKGSEGYKRTLVKYGASIGANATVVCGNTIGSWAMIASGAVVTKDVPSYALMAGVPAKQIGWVCECGYPLKDTYTCKECSREYVLEGKLLKENK, via the coding sequence ATGAGTTATTTCGTACATGAAAGCAGCTATATAGATGAAAATGTAACTATAGGAAATGGCACTAAAGTTTGGCATTTTTGCCATGTACATAAAGGTGCAAGTATTGGAGATAACTGCTCTTTAGGTCAAAATGTTAACATATCCAACAACGTAAAAGTTGGAAATGGTGTCAAAATTCAAAACAATGTATCTGTTTACGAAGGTGTTGAGCTTGAAGACTATGTGTTTTGTGGTCCATCTATGGTGTTTACAAATGATTTAACACCTAGAAGCAAATATCCAAAAGGATCCGAAGGATATAAAAGGACTTTGGTTAAATACGGAGCATCCATTGGAGCGAATGCGACTGTTGTATGTGGAAATACTATTGGAAGCTGGGCTATGATAGCATCTGGCGCTGTAGTTACAAAAGATGTACCAAGCTACGCACTTATGGCTGGAGTTCCAGCTAAACAAATTGGATGGGTATGCGAATGTGGATATCCTTTAAAAGACACTTATACATGCAAAGAATGTAGCAGAGAGTATGTATTAGAAGGCAAACTACTTAAAGAAAACAAATAA